A genome region from Methylohalobius crimeensis 10Ki includes the following:
- a CDS encoding NfeD family protein — translation MKFIWFTVAAIILTANAAYANRIVQLDLEGPVSPATADYIERGLDRAIDASASLIILSIDTPGGLDASMRQIIKRMIASPIPIVAYVAPSGARAASAGTYITYAAHVAAMAPATSIGAATPVQLAGPGSSPLPSKDKKPSDDQGETAPSTGNAMQHKMVNDAVAYIKGLAKLRGRNAEWAEKAVREAATLTAEEALQQNVIDLVAGDVGDLLRQLEDRKVVVLGREITLQTSGLPLKKYEPDWRTRILTLLTDPNIAYILMLLGIYGLIFEFSNPGAIVPGVLGSICLLLALFAFQVLPINYAGLALIVLGVALMTAEAFVPSFGILGIGGVAAFTLGSIMLIDTGVPGFSIHLELILGFAITSALLFVLGLGMVLKARRRPAATGSEEVLHKIAVALEDFDREGWVRLHSERWHAISEKPVRRGEQLKVSRLDGLTLFVTPLREEDVP, via the coding sequence ATGAAGTTCATTTGGTTTACGGTCGCCGCCATCATCCTCACGGCGAACGCCGCGTATGCGAATCGAATCGTGCAATTGGATTTGGAAGGGCCCGTCAGTCCGGCCACCGCCGATTATATCGAACGCGGCCTTGACCGAGCCATCGACGCCTCGGCTTCGCTGATTATCCTAAGCATCGACACGCCGGGCGGCCTGGATGCCTCGATGCGCCAAATCATCAAACGGATGATCGCCTCTCCGATTCCCATCGTCGCCTATGTAGCTCCCAGCGGCGCCCGCGCCGCCAGCGCCGGAACCTACATCACCTATGCCGCCCACGTCGCCGCCATGGCGCCGGCCACCAGCATCGGCGCCGCCACCCCGGTCCAATTGGCCGGTCCCGGCAGCAGCCCCTTGCCCTCGAAGGACAAGAAACCGTCCGACGATCAGGGAGAAACGGCCCCTTCCACGGGCAACGCCATGCAACACAAGATGGTCAACGACGCGGTGGCCTACATCAAAGGACTGGCCAAATTGCGTGGCCGCAACGCCGAGTGGGCGGAGAAAGCCGTGCGCGAAGCCGCCACCCTCACCGCGGAAGAAGCCCTGCAACAGAATGTCATCGATCTGGTCGCCGGCGATGTGGGCGATCTGCTCAGGCAATTGGAGGACCGCAAAGTCGTGGTATTGGGGCGGGAAATCACCTTGCAGACTTCCGGGCTGCCCCTGAAAAAATACGAACCGGACTGGCGCACCCGCATCCTGACCCTATTGACCGATCCCAACATCGCCTACATTTTGATGCTGCTGGGCATTTACGGGCTGATCTTCGAATTCTCCAATCCGGGCGCCATCGTTCCCGGCGTTCTGGGATCCATTTGCTTGCTGCTGGCCCTGTTCGCCTTTCAGGTTCTGCCCATCAACTACGCCGGCTTGGCATTGATCGTCCTCGGGGTCGCCCTAATGACGGCCGAAGCCTTCGTCCCCAGCTTCGGTATTTTGGGAATCGGAGGCGTCGCCGCTTTCACCCTCGGCTCCATCATGCTCATCGATACCGGCGTGCCCGGTTTCAGCATCCACTTGGAACTGATTTTGGGTTTCGCCATCACCTCCGCCCTGTTGTTCGTGCTCGGCCTGGGCATGGTTCTCAAAGCGCGGCGAAGGCCGGCGGCGACCGGCTCCGAGGAAGTACTGCATAAAATCGCGGTGGCCTTGGAAGATTTCGACCGGGAAGGCTGGGTGCGTCTCCACAGCGAACGTTGGCACGCCATCAGCGAAAAACCGGTGCGCCGGGGAGAACAGCTCAAGGTATCGCGTCTCGACGGCCTGACCCTATTTGTCACACCACTGCGGGAGGAAGATGTCCCATGA
- the dtd gene encoding D-aminoacyl-tRNA deacylase produces the protein MIAVLQRVTHARVTVVGETVGEIGRGLLILAAVEKGDTPAEIKRMAQRLLGYRVFPDREDRMNLNVVDSGGELLLVPQFTLAADTRKGNRPSFTPAADPDTGRQLFEQLVAAIGTRYSKVSTGRFGANMQVSLTNDGPVTFTLRVPPSVDPSPN, from the coding sequence ATGATCGCGGTATTGCAGCGCGTCACTCATGCTCGAGTCACGGTGGTCGGGGAAACGGTGGGAGAAATCGGCCGCGGATTGCTGATTTTGGCCGCAGTGGAAAAAGGCGACACCCCGGCGGAGATCAAGCGGATGGCCCAGCGCCTTCTGGGCTATCGAGTCTTTCCCGACCGGGAAGATCGAATGAACTTGAACGTCGTCGATAGCGGCGGGGAGTTGCTGCTGGTGCCGCAGTTTACGCTGGCCGCGGATACCCGCAAGGGCAACCGCCCCAGTTTCACGCCGGCCGCCGATCCCGATACCGGTCGACAGCTGTTCGAACAATTGGTAGCGGCGATCGGAACCCGATACTCAAAAGTATCCACCGGCCGCTTCGGCGCCAACATGCAGGTGAGCCTGACCAACGACGGTCCAGTTACCTTTACCCTCCGAGTGCCGCCATCGGTCGATCCTTCGCCGAATTGA
- the manA gene encoding mannose-6-phosphate isomerase, class I, producing MDTELELDRLGAAIASLVRRPRPIPLFCGVQQYAWGDFDFIPRLLGKTNPDRDPFAELWIGAHPDLPAQAVIGRTRVSLSDLLPEAVECLLGADAKIRYQGQLPFLMKILAAGRPLSIQVHPDKHQAEAGFAREHRLKIPLDSPRRNYRDCNHKPELLCALTDFYALKGFRPESEIADQLASIPEWRGLAERFRDEGLKKFYYHLMTLPQSVVDEMLAPVVARLRWEGPFPKDRREYWLLRADELYSQGAHHDRGLFSLYLLNFLCLRPGEAIFQHAGELHSYLEGVGVEVMANSNNVLRGGLTPKHVDVPALLEIVKFEGKKAEILSSRHQEGGAAYPAPVDEFVLSCLDLSCGRTYSSEGPLRLGIVLEGSVRVNWETGQMRLFRGQSFLIPHGCRCRLQSEDDVVIYQAACSI from the coding sequence ATGGATACGGAACTCGAACTGGATCGGCTCGGTGCCGCGATCGCATCTTTGGTGCGGCGCCCCAGGCCGATCCCTCTCTTCTGCGGAGTGCAGCAATACGCTTGGGGGGATTTCGATTTCATTCCTCGATTGCTGGGCAAGACCAATCCCGACCGTGATCCGTTTGCGGAGCTCTGGATCGGCGCCCATCCGGATTTACCCGCTCAGGCGGTGATCGGCCGCACCCGGGTTTCTTTGTCGGATCTGCTGCCGGAGGCGGTGGAGTGCTTGCTGGGAGCGGATGCGAAAATTAGATATCAAGGGCAGTTGCCGTTTTTGATGAAAATCCTGGCCGCCGGCCGGCCTCTGTCGATTCAGGTTCACCCGGATAAACATCAGGCCGAAGCGGGCTTCGCTCGGGAGCATCGCTTGAAGATCCCTCTGGATTCTCCGCGGCGCAACTACCGCGATTGCAACCATAAGCCGGAATTATTGTGTGCCTTGACCGATTTCTATGCCCTGAAGGGCTTCCGTCCGGAGTCGGAGATCGCCGATCAGTTGGCGAGCATTCCGGAGTGGCGGGGATTGGCCGAGCGCTTTAGGGATGAGGGGCTGAAAAAATTCTACTATCATTTGATGACCTTACCGCAATCGGTCGTGGACGAAATGCTGGCCCCTGTGGTGGCGCGATTGCGGTGGGAGGGACCTTTTCCCAAGGACCGCCGCGAATATTGGCTGCTGCGGGCGGATGAACTTTACTCCCAGGGGGCGCACCACGATCGGGGGCTGTTTTCCCTCTATCTTCTGAATTTTCTTTGCCTGCGGCCCGGCGAGGCGATTTTTCAGCATGCCGGCGAACTCCATTCCTATCTGGAAGGAGTGGGGGTGGAAGTCATGGCCAATTCCAATAATGTATTGCGCGGCGGCTTGACCCCCAAGCATGTGGATGTCCCCGCTTTGTTGGAGATTGTGAAATTCGAGGGCAAAAAAGCGGAGATCCTCTCTTCCCGCCATCAAGAAGGAGGGGCGGCGTATCCGGCCCCGGTGGACGAATTCGTCTTAAGTTGTTTGGATTTGTCTTGCGGTCGGACTTACTCCTCGGAAGGTCCGCTGCGCTTGGGCATCGTTTTGGAAGGAAGCGTCCGGGTGAACTGGGAAACCGGTCAAATGCGCTTGTTCCGAGGGCAGTCTTTTTTGATTCCCCACGGTTGTCGTTGTCGGTTGCAGTCCGAGGACGACGTCGTGATTTATCAGGCGGCCTGTTCGATATAA
- a CDS encoding slipin family protein, whose product MNALIVVLVLLLLFILSAIRILWEYERGVIFLLGRFYKVKGPGLILVIPFIQRMKRVDMRTIVMDVPRQDVISHDNVSVRVDAVLYFRVIDSARATIQVENYYDATSQLAQTTLRSVLGQHELDEMLAERDKLNADIQTILDEQTDAWGIKVANVEIKRVDLDESMIRAIARQAEAERERRAKVIHAEGEMQASEKLLAAARTLSKERQAILLRYFQTLIEIAGDKSSTIVFPLPMEILNLLKKENGKE is encoded by the coding sequence ATGAATGCTCTCATCGTCGTCCTTGTTCTGCTTCTGCTGTTCATCCTCAGCGCCATCCGGATTCTGTGGGAATACGAGCGCGGGGTAATCTTTCTCCTCGGCCGCTTCTACAAGGTGAAGGGACCCGGCCTGATTTTGGTGATTCCCTTCATTCAGCGGATGAAGCGGGTAGACATGCGCACCATCGTGATGGACGTGCCGCGCCAGGACGTTATCTCCCACGACAACGTCTCAGTGCGGGTGGACGCGGTACTCTACTTCCGCGTGATCGACTCGGCCCGGGCGACGATTCAGGTGGAAAATTACTACGATGCCACCAGCCAACTCGCCCAAACCACCTTGCGCTCGGTCCTGGGCCAGCACGAACTGGACGAAATGCTGGCCGAGAGGGACAAGCTCAACGCCGACATCCAAACCATCCTCGACGAACAGACCGACGCCTGGGGCATCAAGGTGGCCAACGTGGAAATCAAACGGGTGGATCTGGACGAAAGCATGATCCGCGCCATCGCCCGCCAAGCCGAAGCCGAACGGGAACGGCGGGCGAAAGTCATTCACGCCGAAGGTGAAATGCAGGCGTCGGAAAAGCTGCTGGCCGCCGCCCGCACCTTATCCAAGGAACGCCAGGCGATCCTGCTCCGCTATTTCCAAACCCTGATCGAAATCGCGGGCGACAAATCCAGCACCATCGTCTTTCCGCTGCCGATGGAAATACTCAATCTGTTGAAGAAGGAAAACGGTAAAGAATGA
- a CDS encoding DUF2232 domain-containing protein: MQAIAVAATCLMLSLLLPPLSLLAAAVVALVSLRMGWREGLNTLVAGALAAGLLGAIVLGNFILPVGYGLMLWLPVWGAALVLRQSRDLGWTLEAVTLLGLLGVVFIYLVSPAPAAFWQERIQQVFGSLGVQAGLDPDQWKTRVDTIARYMTGVMAAGMVSSLALSLLLGRWWQSLLFNPGGFRSEFLTMRLHKPSVYLALGLAGAAVVLTGQGYEAVVNLLVVLGVLYVVAGTAVLHAILAGRGQKVLLAVLYVLMLFVPHVFAPIALVGFTDAWFDWRARFMPAGN; the protein is encoded by the coding sequence ATGCAGGCCATTGCCGTGGCGGCGACGTGCCTGATGCTGTCCTTGCTGTTGCCGCCCTTGAGTTTGCTCGCGGCGGCGGTGGTGGCCTTGGTCAGCTTGCGCATGGGATGGCGCGAGGGGCTCAATACCTTGGTGGCGGGCGCCCTGGCGGCGGGACTTCTGGGCGCCATTGTGCTGGGCAACTTTATCTTGCCGGTCGGTTACGGCTTGATGCTTTGGCTGCCCGTATGGGGGGCGGCCCTGGTGCTGCGCCAGAGCCGCGATCTGGGGTGGACCCTGGAAGCGGTCACCCTGCTGGGTTTGCTCGGCGTGGTGTTCATTTATCTGGTCAGCCCCGCCCCGGCCGCCTTTTGGCAGGAAAGGATTCAACAAGTCTTCGGCTCCCTGGGGGTCCAGGCCGGATTGGACCCGGACCAGTGGAAGACCCGCGTGGATACGATCGCCCGCTATATGACGGGAGTCATGGCCGCCGGTATGGTATCCAGCTTGGCGTTGAGCTTATTGCTGGGGCGTTGGTGGCAATCGTTGCTGTTCAACCCGGGCGGTTTTCGGAGCGAGTTCTTGACCATGCGTCTGCATAAACCCTCGGTTTACCTGGCCTTAGGCCTGGCCGGTGCGGCTGTGGTGTTGACGGGTCAAGGCTACGAGGCGGTGGTCAATCTGCTCGTGGTCCTGGGCGTGCTTTATGTGGTGGCGGGAACCGCCGTGCTCCACGCGATTCTTGCCGGACGCGGTCAGAAGGTATTGCTGGCTGTGTTGTATGTATTGATGTTATTCGTTCCCCACGTGTTCGCGCCGATCGCGCTGGTCGGTTTCACCGACGCCTGGTTCGATTGGCGCGCCCGGTTCATGCCGGCGGGGAATTAA
- a CDS encoding tyrosine-type recombinase/integrase: MASIEKRTTEAGETVYRVKVRLKGYPTQTATFKRLTDARKWAQSTEAAIREGRHFKTAEAKKHTLSDLIARYERDVIPTKKPKQQVEYARHLRWWKERYGYLLLADVTPATISEGRDALLSEPHAKGGRRAPATVAKALAVLSHACTVAVNEWGWLQDNPARKVKKPTFNNGRVRFLDDNERARLLKACKQSSNPYLYPVVVLALSTGMRQGEIMNLEWHDVDLAKGSIVLHHTKNGERRRVALVGPALEVLREHSKVRRLDSPLVFPGNTGKPALLRKPWLNALKEAEITDFKFHDLRHSCASYLAMNGATPGEIAEVLGHKTLAMVKRYSHLSETHIRGVLEDMAQKVF, from the coding sequence ATGGCAAGTATCGAAAAGCGTACCACAGAAGCCGGGGAAACTGTCTACCGCGTCAAGGTTCGACTGAAAGGGTATCCCACCCAAACCGCCACCTTCAAACGCCTGACAGACGCCCGTAAATGGGCGCAAAGCACGGAAGCCGCTATTCGGGAAGGTAGACACTTCAAGACGGCGGAAGCCAAGAAACACACCCTTTCCGACCTGATAGCCCGATATGAACGGGACGTTATCCCCACCAAGAAGCCCAAACAGCAAGTTGAATATGCCCGGCATTTACGCTGGTGGAAGGAACGATACGGCTATCTGCTGCTGGCCGACGTAACCCCCGCCACCATTTCCGAAGGCCGGGACGCCCTGCTATCCGAACCCCATGCAAAGGGTGGAAGGCGTGCACCGGCCACCGTAGCCAAGGCCCTAGCAGTCCTATCCCATGCTTGTACGGTTGCCGTGAATGAATGGGGGTGGCTTCAAGACAACCCCGCCCGCAAGGTGAAGAAGCCCACCTTCAATAATGGCCGTGTCCGCTTCTTGGACGATAACGAACGCGCCCGCCTGCTGAAAGCCTGCAAGCAATCAAGCAACCCCTATCTTTACCCCGTGGTGGTACTGGCCCTATCAACCGGCATGCGGCAAGGGGAAATAATGAACCTTGAATGGCATGACGTGGACTTGGCGAAGGGTTCCATTGTCTTGCACCACACCAAAAACGGGGAGCGACGCCGGGTGGCGTTGGTAGGCCCCGCGCTGGAAGTGTTGCGGGAACATTCCAAGGTTAGACGACTGGATAGCCCCCTGGTATTCCCCGGCAATACCGGAAAGCCCGCCCTGCTGCGCAAGCCTTGGTTGAATGCCCTAAAAGAAGCCGAAATAACCGACTTCAAATTTCATGACTTGCGGCATTCATGCGCTTCCTACTTGGCCATGAACGGGGCGACCCCAGGCGAGATAGCCGAAGTGTTAGGACACAAAACCCTGGCCATGGTGAAGCGGTATTCCCACCTATCGGAAACCCACATCCGGGGGGTTCTAGAAGACATGGCGCAAAAAGTATTCTGA
- the rpsF gene encoding 30S ribosomal protein S6 translates to MRHYEIVFLVHPDQSPQVPAMLERYGAMIENNGGKIHRLEDWGRRPLTYSIQKLHKAHYILMNIECDQKTIEEVQNHFRFNDAILRDLIIRREEAVTEPSLLAKEGDSERKSERSGDKDEERTKTDADKENKDSE, encoded by the coding sequence ATGCGACACTACGAAATCGTATTTCTGGTCCATCCGGACCAAAGCCCCCAGGTCCCGGCTATGCTGGAGCGCTACGGGGCGATGATCGAGAACAACGGCGGCAAAATCCACCGGTTGGAGGATTGGGGCCGGCGACCGCTCACCTATTCGATCCAGAAGCTGCACAAGGCGCACTATATTTTGATGAACATTGAGTGCGACCAGAAGACCATCGAAGAGGTCCAGAATCATTTCCGCTTCAATGACGCCATTCTGCGAGATCTGATCATCCGGCGCGAGGAGGCCGTCACGGAACCCTCGTTGCTGGCCAAGGAAGGCGATTCGGAGCGCAAATCCGAACGGTCCGGCGACAAGGACGAGGAGCGTACGAAAACGGACGCCGACAAGGAAAACAAAGATTCCGAATGA
- a CDS encoding ferritin-like domain-containing protein, whose product MSTLNQDKVIELLNRILEMELAGVVRYTHYSFMVFGYSRIPIVSWMQAQADESLAHAREAGELITHFGSHPSLGIGPLLETHKHDMGDILRESLQHERETLKVYQELLTLVDGESVLLEEYARRMIAQEELHQGEVDKMLRKPGDIQSYTRK is encoded by the coding sequence ATGAGCACGCTGAACCAAGACAAAGTCATCGAACTGCTCAACCGGATTCTGGAGATGGAGCTGGCGGGGGTGGTCCGCTATACCCATTATTCCTTCATGGTGTTCGGCTACAGCCGCATCCCCATCGTCTCCTGGATGCAGGCGCAAGCCGACGAGTCCCTCGCCCACGCCCGTGAAGCGGGGGAGTTGATCACCCATTTCGGTAGCCATCCTTCCCTAGGCATCGGCCCCTTATTGGAAACCCACAAGCACGACATGGGGGATATTCTGCGCGAGTCCCTCCAACACGAACGTGAAACCCTCAAGGTTTATCAGGAACTACTGACCCTGGTGGATGGCGAATCGGTGCTACTGGAGGAATACGCGCGCCGCATGATCGCCCAGGAAGAGTTGCATCAGGGCGAGGTGGACAAAATGCTGCGCAAGCCCGGAGACATCCAATCCTATACCCGCAAGTGA
- the rpsR gene encoding 30S ribosomal protein S18 → MARYIRRRKYCRFTAEGVKEIDYKDLDTLKDFITETGKIVPSRITGTSARYQRQLATAIKRARYLALLPYCDSHK, encoded by the coding sequence ATGGCACGTTATATTAGAAGGCGGAAATATTGCCGTTTCACCGCGGAAGGCGTGAAGGAGATCGATTACAAGGATCTCGACACTCTGAAGGATTTCATCACCGAAACCGGTAAAATCGTACCCAGCCGCATCACCGGCACCAGCGCGAGATATCAAAGGCAACTGGCCACGGCGATCAAACGGGCCCGGTATTTGGCGCTTCTGCCTTACTGCGACTCCCACAAGTAA
- a CDS encoding CHC2 zinc finger domain-containing protein — MKHVFDLARRQVPPEHVFARYLPEMKRKQNAQGWTDGGLCPFHDDNRRGSFRVNLRTGGYKCFSCGASGGDTISFVAQFHRIQPLDAAKILAGRG; from the coding sequence ATGAAACATGTATTTGACCTGGCGCGCCGCCAAGTACCTCCCGAACATGTATTTGCGCGGTATTTGCCCGAGATGAAGCGCAAGCAGAACGCCCAAGGATGGACGGACGGCGGACTATGCCCGTTCCACGACGACAACCGACGGGGAAGCTTTCGGGTGAACCTACGTACGGGTGGGTATAAGTGCTTCAGTTGCGGGGCTTCGGGTGGTGACACGATAAGCTTTGTCGCCCAATTCCACCGCATCCAGCCCCTGGACGCGGCCAAAATTCTAGCGGGAAGGGGGTGA
- the rplI gene encoding 50S ribosomal protein L9, giving the protein MEVILLEKVANLGDLGTRVEVKPGYARNFLIPQGKAVRATSERIAEFEQRRAELEKKAAESLAAAQARAAKLAELEVVITQKAGPEGKLYGSVGTQNIAEAVTAAGVEVTRQEVNLPEGPLRQTGEHPIDLQLHPDVVATVKVLVQPE; this is encoded by the coding sequence ATGGAAGTGATTCTGCTGGAAAAAGTCGCCAATTTGGGTGATTTGGGCACCCGGGTGGAGGTAAAACCCGGTTATGCCAGAAACTTTTTGATTCCTCAGGGCAAGGCTGTGCGGGCGACTTCGGAACGCATCGCCGAATTCGAGCAGCGCCGCGCCGAATTGGAAAAGAAAGCCGCCGAATCCCTGGCCGCGGCTCAGGCGCGTGCGGCCAAATTGGCCGAGCTGGAAGTGGTGATTACCCAGAAGGCCGGTCCCGAGGGCAAGCTGTACGGATCGGTGGGCACCCAGAACATCGCCGAGGCGGTCACCGCCGCCGGGGTGGAAGTGACCCGGCAAGAAGTGAATCTTCCGGAAGGTCCGCTGCGTCAGACCGGCGAGCATCCAATCGATCTGCAGCTGCATCCGGATGTGGTGGCCACCGTCAAGGTTCTGGTTCAGCCGGAATAA
- a CDS encoding DUF6494 family protein yields the protein MNDETMNMAMRKFLKKFGVSSQQQIEYALFEALEKGRLKGTETLSVKARLELPELGLVHEIDGEIPLE from the coding sequence ATGAACGATGAAACCATGAACATGGCAATGCGCAAATTTTTGAAGAAATTCGGAGTGAGCTCTCAACAGCAAATCGAATACGCGCTTTTCGAAGCACTCGAGAAAGGCCGACTCAAGGGCACGGAAACTTTGTCCGTCAAAGCCCGGCTGGAGCTTCCCGAACTGGGACTGGTTCACGAAATCGACGGCGAAATTCCCTTGGAATAA